The genomic interval CTGAATTGTGGTAAATTTGGAAACCCTTATAGTTCTTTCTTCCCACCCAGTTTAGCCAAAATGGTTGTTAGCTAGCTTATACTCAGTAGCAACTATATTATAGTGGTGCTATCTCTGAAATACATACAGATTATGTTTAGGTTCCTCAAGGTCATTTCCTTTGGCATGGGTTGGCAGTGTTCTAAGTTATAAGAATATGTGCATTTGCAGGATGGGCGCCGAGTGCATGTGATTGAAAGAGATTTGACTGAACCAGATAGAATTGTTGGTGAACTGCTGCAACCTGGGGGATATCTGAGATTAATTGAGTTGGGCCTTGAAGGTAAGCAATGATTCTTGTTTATATGAAGATAATGAACATGAGTACTGACAAGTCGTATGATTTGCACACATTCTTTATGATTTTGTGCAGGTCTAAGATAGTTgagctttcttttctttttgttagaCATGGGTGGTGTATGTGGATTTCTGATATGTTTGTTTTGCTGGATCAGACTGTGTGAGTGACATCGATGCTCAGAGAGTTTTCGGCTATGCGCTCTACAAGGATGGGAAAAGTGCCAAGCTGCCATATCCTTTGGAAGGCTTCCATCCAGATGTGGCAGGGAGAAGCTTCCACCATGGTCGTTTCATTCAAAGGATGCGTAAAAAAGCTGCATCTCTTCCCAAGTATGCTCTTTTGCCTTCAGATCTTTGCAACCTATTCTGCTTTCACAAGTCTGGCCTTCTATTTTGTAGTTGACAATTGTAAAAAACTGCTTCATTCTTTTCTTAACAAGCTTATTTAACAACTTAATTACCAAAAGAATGTTTTGGGGATGTGACTACTCTCGAAAAGGAGCATATTCTGAGACACTCCTTTCCATCAAAATATATCTACCATGGAATATTTTCATACACtattaaaaaatttattactGTCCTGACAAAAACTTCTGATATCAGTGTAAGATTGGAACAAGGCACAGTGACATCTCTGGTTGAAGAAAATGGTACTGTCAAAGGGGTCCAATACAAATCCAAAGGCAGTGATCAAGAGATCACCACACACGCCCCCCTCACAATAGTCTGTGATGGTTGCTATTCAAACTTGCGTCGCTCTCTCTGCGATGCCAAGGTGAATTAAAATCTTAgtttttgagaaaaacaaGACCTTGAAGATGTGATTTGTTAAGATAATATTTGGATTGAATTGAAATTCATGGTCATTACTACTACTGCAGGTTGATATTCCTTCATGTTTCGTTGGTTTAGTTCTTGAGAATTGCCAGCTTCCATATGCAAATCATGGGCATGTGATCCTGGCAAACCCTTCACCCATATTGTTTTATCCTATCAGCAGCACCGAGATTCGCTGCCTGGTTGATGTACCAGGCCAGAAAGTACCTTCAATTTCTAGTGGTGATATGGCTTACtatttgaaaacaaaagtaGCACCCCAGGTACGTGTATAATTTGCTTCAcatggtttggtttggtttggtttgatttTTAATTCTCATGTCTAACTCTTTGGACTGATGAATGAACAATTTCAGGTTCCACCTGAGCTGCATGCTGCTTTCTTGGCTGCCATTGATAAAGGAAACATAAAATCAATGCCAAACAGAAGCATGCCTGCTGCTCCTCATCCTACTCCCGGTGCCTTTCTAATGGGCGATGCAGTCAATAT from Argentina anserina chromosome 2, drPotAnse1.1, whole genome shotgun sequence carries:
- the LOC126785488 gene encoding squalene monooxygenase SE1-like — encoded protein: MDYLYATGAVMASLLSVVFLYTLPGKMKNLKASVKSQTGKELNNSENGMCLQANIDAGPDIVIVGAGVVGSALAYTLGKDGRRVHVIERDLTEPDRIVGELLQPGGYLRLIELGLEDCVSDIDAQRVFGYALYKDGKSAKLPYPLEGFHPDVAGRSFHHGRFIQRMRKKAASLPNVRLEQGTVTSLVEENGTVKGVQYKSKGSDQEITTHAPLTIVCDGCYSNLRRSLCDAKVDIPSCFVGLVLENCQLPYANHGHVILANPSPILFYPISSTEIRCLVDVPGQKVPSISSGDMAYYLKTKVAPQVPPELHAAFLAAIDKGNIKSMPNRSMPAAPHPTPGAFLMGDAVNMRHPLTGGGMTVALSDIVVVRDLLRPLKNLNDASALCKYLESFYTLRKPVSSTINTLAGALYKVFCASPDPARKEMREACFNYLSLGGIFSNGPLALLSGLNPQPLSLILHFFAVAVYGVGRLLLPFPSPKRLWIGARLILGASGIIFPIISAEGVRQMFFPVMVSSYHRAPPFNLHAVEKKKLR